Proteins encoded by one window of Kribbella italica:
- a CDS encoding carbohydrate ABC transporter permease: MILDQTLAGKVAKFTGLGICLLITVFPLYWILVTSFKDPGSIFAYPLKYWPTDFSLDNYTGLFEQSNFGVFIGNSLIVSLVAAALATVVSLLAAYVLARFEFVSKGAVMGAFLVTQMIPGFIALGSLYILMTRLYLVDSRAGLVLVYVAVSIPLCTVMLRGFFENVPASLEEAAMVDGCSRLSALFRVLVPVMTPGIAASFIFNFVNCWNELFLSVTLLNSDSNKTVPAALNGFISSYNIDWGSMSAAAVLSIIPTMILFAVASRYIVQGLTAGAVKE, encoded by the coding sequence ATGATTCTCGACCAGACCCTGGCCGGCAAGGTCGCGAAGTTCACCGGGCTCGGGATCTGCCTGCTGATCACGGTGTTCCCGCTGTACTGGATCCTGGTCACGTCGTTCAAGGACCCCGGGTCGATCTTCGCCTACCCGCTGAAGTACTGGCCGACGGACTTCTCGCTGGACAACTACACCGGGCTGTTCGAGCAGTCGAACTTCGGGGTGTTCATCGGCAACAGCCTGATCGTGTCGCTGGTCGCGGCCGCGCTGGCGACCGTGGTGTCGCTGCTGGCGGCGTACGTGCTGGCGCGGTTCGAGTTCGTCTCCAAGGGTGCCGTGATGGGCGCCTTCCTGGTCACCCAGATGATCCCCGGCTTCATCGCGCTGGGGTCGCTCTACATCCTGATGACCAGGCTGTACCTGGTCGACAGCCGCGCGGGCCTCGTGCTCGTGTACGTCGCGGTCTCGATCCCGCTCTGCACGGTGATGCTCCGGGGCTTCTTCGAGAACGTGCCGGCCTCGTTGGAAGAGGCCGCGATGGTCGACGGCTGCTCGCGGCTGTCCGCGCTCTTCCGGGTGCTGGTCCCGGTGATGACGCCCGGCATCGCCGCGTCGTTCATCTTCAACTTCGTGAACTGCTGGAACGAGCTGTTCCTGTCGGTCACGCTGCTCAACAGCGACAGCAACAAGACCGTCCCGGCCGCGCTGAACGGCTTCATCTCCAGCTACAACATCGACTGGGGCTCGATGTCGGCCGCCGCCGTCCTCTCGATCATCCCCACCATGATCCTGTTCGCCGTGGCCAGCCGTTACATCGTCCAAGGCCTCACCGCGGGAGCCGTCAAGGAGTGA
- a CDS encoding carbohydrate ABC transporter permease yields MAVTDTRPAASSRRTAGSRPPAGGRRRFSGRTALVLLAFMLPAIVFVGLFTYYPLLNGISMAFRNYNLNDLSDTSWVGLKNFRTLVGDEMFRGTVRNSIVWVVGSLVPQFLIGFTMALWLRRKFRFRGAYQALVFFPWAVSGFLIGILFRWMFNGEFGVVNDLLMKTHLIDTPVPWLADAKYAMVAVIAANVWYGVTFFAIMILAALQSVPDELYEASAIDGAGKVRTLFSITIPSIRTTLALTVLLRVIWTFNSPELIFGMTGGGPANETHIVTSYMIQVTQEGDYGRASAMGVMVVFVLLLFAIFYLLSVRTRTPRTRRKVVAG; encoded by the coding sequence ATGGCCGTGACTGACACCCGGCCGGCCGCGAGCTCCCGCCGTACGGCGGGCTCGCGGCCCCCGGCCGGAGGACGGCGGCGCTTCAGCGGCCGGACCGCGCTGGTGCTGCTCGCCTTCATGCTGCCCGCGATCGTGTTCGTCGGGCTGTTCACCTACTACCCGTTGCTGAACGGCATCTCGATGGCCTTCCGCAACTACAACCTGAACGACCTGTCCGACACCTCCTGGGTCGGGCTGAAGAACTTCCGCACGCTGGTCGGCGACGAGATGTTCCGCGGCACCGTGCGCAACTCGATCGTCTGGGTGGTCGGGTCGCTGGTGCCGCAGTTCCTGATCGGGTTCACGATGGCGCTCTGGCTGCGGCGGAAGTTCCGCTTCCGCGGTGCGTACCAGGCGCTGGTGTTCTTCCCGTGGGCGGTGTCGGGCTTCCTGATCGGGATCCTGTTCCGCTGGATGTTCAACGGCGAGTTCGGCGTGGTCAACGACCTGCTGATGAAGACGCACCTGATCGACACGCCCGTGCCCTGGCTGGCCGACGCGAAGTACGCGATGGTCGCGGTGATCGCCGCGAACGTCTGGTACGGCGTGACGTTCTTCGCGATCATGATCCTGGCCGCGCTGCAGTCGGTGCCGGACGAGCTGTACGAGGCGTCCGCGATCGACGGCGCCGGCAAGGTCCGGACGCTGTTCAGCATCACGATCCCGTCGATCCGGACCACGCTCGCGCTGACCGTGCTGCTGCGGGTGATCTGGACGTTCAACTCGCCCGAGCTGATCTTCGGCATGACCGGTGGCGGACCCGCGAACGAGACGCACATCGTCACGTCGTACATGATCCAGGTGACCCAGGAGGGCGACTACGGCCGGGCCTCCGCGATGGGCGTGATGGTGGTGTTCGTGCTGCTGCTGTTCGCGATCTTCTACCTGCTCTCGGTCCGCACCCGGACCCCGCGCACCCGACGGAAGGTGGTGGCCGGATGA
- a CDS encoding endonuclease/exonuclease/phosphatase family protein — translation MKVLTWNLWWRFGPWEDRAAAILAVLREADADLIGLQEVWATDDENQAGLIAAELGMHWAFAPLSRPELWQRRGGDPSVAVGNALLSRQPLVEPAVLELPGTEGRNALFALTGGIPFFTTHLEAPLHASAVRCAQVRALAAFVAERPHQHPPVVTGDFNAVPDSDELRLFSGVRTAPAVPGLTLIDAWEYADEAGPTWDAANPYVAKTFTPSARVDYIHLGPPKADGLGRVTGVRRTGTAPVDGVWPSDHAAVLAVIGN, via the coding sequence TTGAAGGTCCTGACCTGGAACCTGTGGTGGCGCTTCGGGCCCTGGGAGGACCGCGCGGCGGCGATCCTCGCCGTCCTGAGGGAGGCCGACGCCGACCTGATCGGGCTGCAGGAGGTCTGGGCGACGGACGACGAGAACCAGGCGGGACTGATCGCGGCCGAGCTGGGAATGCACTGGGCGTTCGCGCCGCTGAGCAGGCCCGAGCTGTGGCAACGACGTGGCGGCGACCCATCGGTTGCCGTGGGCAACGCTCTGCTGAGCCGGCAGCCCCTGGTGGAGCCCGCGGTGCTGGAGCTGCCGGGGACCGAGGGGCGCAACGCGCTCTTCGCGCTGACCGGCGGGATCCCCTTCTTCACCACGCATCTGGAGGCTCCGCTGCACGCCTCGGCCGTGCGCTGCGCCCAGGTCCGCGCGCTCGCGGCGTTCGTTGCCGAGCGCCCGCATCAGCACCCGCCGGTGGTGACCGGCGACTTCAACGCCGTACCGGACTCCGACGAGCTCCGCCTGTTCAGCGGCGTACGGACGGCGCCCGCCGTACCGGGGCTGACGCTGATCGACGCGTGGGAGTACGCCGACGAGGCCGGGCCGACCTGGGACGCCGCCAACCCGTACGTCGCGAAGACGTTCACCCCGAGCGCTCGGGTCGACTACATCCACCTCGGTCCGCCGAAGGCCGACGGGCTCGGGCGCGTGACCGGCGTACGGCGTACTGGCACCGCACCCGTCGACGGCGTCTGGCCGTCGGACCACGCGGCCGTGCTCGCGGTGATCGGGAACTGA
- a CDS encoding RDD family protein, with the protein MLIARRGLATVIDYSAVAGALGVLAAVTLLRRSRQPAGERRDPDPATLRLMVAAGVTVPLSCALAVADATGGTPGKRALGLTVEDATSGSTPTFQQALVRSALKTAIPWELGHQAVWDFRSGHTRRGSVLAAGAYLALGAQAAAILRNRPTYADRLANTQVHER; encoded by the coding sequence ATGCTCATCGCCCGCCGAGGTCTGGCCACCGTGATCGACTACTCCGCCGTGGCCGGCGCGCTCGGCGTACTGGCCGCCGTGACCCTGCTGCGCCGCTCCCGCCAACCCGCCGGCGAGCGCCGTGACCCCGACCCGGCCACCCTCCGCCTGATGGTCGCGGCCGGCGTCACCGTCCCATTGTCCTGCGCCCTGGCCGTCGCCGACGCGACCGGCGGCACCCCAGGAAAACGAGCCCTCGGCCTGACCGTCGAGGACGCCACGTCCGGCTCCACCCCGACCTTCCAGCAGGCGCTCGTCCGGTCCGCCCTCAAGACCGCGATCCCGTGGGAACTGGGCCACCAAGCAGTCTGGGACTTCCGCTCCGGCCACACCCGCCGAGGCTCAGTCCTCGCCGCCGGCGCCTACCTGGCCCTCGGCGCCCAAGCCGCCGCCATCCTCCGCAACCGCCCGACGTACGCCGACCGCCTCGCCAACACCCAGGTCCACGAACGCTGA
- a CDS encoding SDR family NAD(P)-dependent oxidoreductase yields the protein MATALVTGPTAGIGRAFADKLAREGYDLVLVARDESRLKEVATEISRLHGVACEVLAADLTDPAELAVVERRFADGPIEVLVNNAGFGQKKPFWANPVEQEEKQLDLLVRVVLRLTHAAVLPMIERGSGAVVNVSSVAGFVPRGTYSAHKSWVTNFSAGLAIELHAKGVAVMALAPGFVHTEFHERMGMDKTVVPSFLWLDATDLVDEAWKDLMRGKAISIPTWRYKLISAGARYVPRSLIARFSTLGLDGRRRG from the coding sequence GTGGCGACTGCGCTGGTGACCGGGCCCACGGCGGGGATCGGGCGGGCCTTTGCGGACAAGCTGGCTCGGGAGGGGTACGACCTGGTGCTGGTGGCTCGGGACGAGAGCCGGCTGAAGGAGGTCGCGACCGAGATCAGCCGGCTGCACGGGGTGGCGTGCGAGGTGCTGGCGGCCGACCTCACGGACCCGGCCGAGCTGGCGGTGGTCGAACGGCGGTTCGCGGACGGGCCGATCGAGGTGCTGGTGAACAACGCCGGGTTCGGGCAGAAGAAGCCGTTCTGGGCGAACCCGGTCGAACAGGAGGAGAAGCAGCTCGACCTGCTGGTGCGCGTCGTCCTGCGGCTGACGCACGCCGCGGTGCTGCCGATGATCGAGCGGGGATCCGGCGCGGTGGTGAACGTGTCGTCGGTGGCCGGGTTCGTGCCGCGCGGGACGTACAGCGCGCACAAGTCCTGGGTGACGAACTTCTCCGCCGGGCTCGCGATCGAGCTGCACGCCAAGGGGGTCGCGGTGATGGCGCTCGCGCCGGGGTTCGTGCACACCGAGTTCCACGAGCGGATGGGGATGGACAAGACCGTCGTCCCGTCGTTCCTCTGGCTGGACGCGACCGACCTGGTCGACGAGGCCTGGAAGGACCTGATGCGGGGCAAGGCGATCTCGATCCCGACCTGGCGCTACAAGCTGATCTCTGCCGGCGCGCGCTACGTGCCGCGGAGCCTGATCGCACGCTTCTCCACTCTCGGCCTGGACGGACGCCGCCGCGGTTGA
- a CDS encoding winged helix DNA-binding domain-containing protein — translation MVVLSAKAINRATLSRQLLLERAEVGPAEAVRRLAGMQGQEPKHPYVGLWTRLDGFADAELTAAVEAREVVRATLFRGTLHLVTAEDYLRFRTTLAPVLEAGLKMLKERGEGLEPDKVVAAARKLLTKEPLTFTQVRDALQEQFPAVNDRALGFCTRMMVPLVMYPTDTRWGWPANARFTPAEQWIGRKPFLGAVPDELVIRYLDAFGPATPADFQTWSGLPSAKALLEDAELERFEDEDGRTLYDVPTAPRPDPETPAPVRFLPEFDNLLLAHAKRERVIADAYRPAVFTKNLRVKATYLVDGQVAGLWTAEKKRAVATLTLTPFEPVTKRVKTALEREGEALLRFLEPDAKTYGVVTAGR, via the coding sequence ATGGTGGTGCTGAGTGCGAAGGCGATCAATCGGGCGACGTTGAGCCGGCAGCTGTTGCTCGAGCGGGCCGAGGTCGGGCCGGCTGAGGCCGTACGGCGGCTGGCGGGGATGCAGGGGCAGGAGCCGAAGCATCCGTACGTCGGGTTGTGGACGCGGCTCGACGGGTTCGCCGACGCGGAGCTGACGGCGGCGGTCGAGGCGCGGGAGGTCGTGCGGGCGACGCTGTTCCGCGGGACGCTGCACCTGGTGACGGCCGAAGACTACCTGCGGTTCCGGACGACGCTGGCGCCGGTGCTCGAGGCCGGGCTGAAGATGCTGAAGGAGCGCGGCGAAGGGCTGGAGCCGGACAAGGTCGTCGCGGCCGCACGGAAGCTGCTGACGAAGGAACCGCTCACGTTCACGCAGGTGCGGGACGCGCTGCAGGAGCAGTTCCCGGCGGTGAACGACCGCGCCCTCGGGTTCTGCACGCGGATGATGGTGCCGCTGGTGATGTACCCGACCGACACCCGCTGGGGCTGGCCGGCGAACGCGCGGTTCACCCCGGCCGAGCAGTGGATCGGCCGCAAGCCGTTCCTCGGCGCCGTACCGGACGAACTGGTCATCCGATATCTGGACGCCTTCGGCCCGGCCACGCCCGCGGACTTCCAGACCTGGTCGGGCCTGCCGTCGGCCAAGGCGCTCCTCGAGGACGCCGAGCTGGAACGCTTCGAGGACGAGGACGGCCGCACGCTGTACGACGTACCAACAGCTCCCCGGCCCGATCCGGAAACCCCGGCCCCGGTGCGGTTCCTGCCCGAGTTCGACAACCTGCTGCTCGCGCACGCCAAGCGCGAACGGGTGATAGCCGACGCCTATCGCCCGGCGGTGTTCACGAAAAACCTGCGGGTGAAGGCGACGTACCTCGTCGACGGGCAGGTCGCCGGGCTGTGGACGGCCGAGAAGAAGCGCGCTGTGGCGACTCTCACGCTGACCCCGTTCGAGCCCGTGACCAAGCGCGTGAAGACCGCGCTGGAGCGTGAAGGCGAGGCGTTACTACGGTTTCTCGAGCCCGATGCGAAGACCTACGGCGTGGTTACGGCCGGTCGATGA
- a CDS encoding aldo/keto reductase, with protein MSTVPTITLDNGVEIPQLGLGVWQVDDGIVTGVVEAAVEAGYRHIDTAAAYGNEQGVGRAIAASGLPRDEFFVTTKVQNHDQGYDSTLRAFDQSVANLGLETVDLYLIHWQCLKQDKYVDTWKAMEKLYADKRIRAIGVSNFHLPALQRLFDETDVRPTVNQIELHPALPQDELRAFHAENDIVTESWSPLASGELIGHPVLKELGGKHGKSPAQVMIRWHLQLGNVVIPKSKTPTRIAENIDVFDFTLDNQDMAAIADLETGQRTGGDPDTLG; from the coding sequence ATGAGCACAGTCCCCACGATCACTCTGGACAACGGCGTCGAGATCCCTCAACTGGGCCTGGGCGTGTGGCAGGTCGACGACGGAATCGTCACCGGTGTCGTCGAGGCCGCCGTCGAAGCCGGTTACCGGCACATCGACACGGCCGCGGCGTACGGCAACGAGCAGGGCGTCGGTCGCGCGATCGCGGCCTCCGGCCTGCCCCGCGACGAGTTCTTCGTCACCACCAAGGTGCAGAACCACGACCAGGGCTACGACTCGACCCTGCGGGCCTTCGACCAGAGCGTCGCCAACCTCGGCCTGGAGACCGTCGACCTGTACCTGATCCACTGGCAGTGCCTGAAGCAGGACAAGTACGTCGACACCTGGAAGGCGATGGAGAAGCTGTACGCCGACAAGCGCATCCGCGCGATCGGCGTCTCCAACTTCCACCTCCCCGCCCTGCAGCGGCTGTTCGACGAGACCGACGTCCGCCCGACGGTGAACCAGATCGAGCTGCACCCGGCGCTGCCGCAGGACGAGCTGCGCGCGTTCCACGCCGAGAACGACATCGTCACCGAGTCGTGGAGCCCGCTGGCCTCCGGCGAGCTGATCGGTCACCCGGTGCTGAAGGAGCTCGGCGGCAAGCACGGCAAGTCGCCGGCCCAGGTGATGATCCGCTGGCACCTGCAGCTCGGCAACGTGGTGATCCCGAAGTCGAAGACCCCGACCCGGATCGCGGAGAACATCGACGTCTTCGACTTCACCCTGGACAACCAGGACATGGCCGCGATCGCCGACCTGGAGACCGGTCAGCGCACCGGTGGCGACCCGGACACCCTCGGCTGA
- a CDS encoding SDR family oxidoreductase → MSIVVTGSTGALGRLVIQDLLAAGVPAGEIKAVARSKEKAAGLAERGVQVVIADYDEPQTYADVFAAGDRVLLISGSEPGRRIPQHQAVIDAAKAAGVAQLAYTGIFGGPKADFLLAADHRASEQAILDSGLPYTFLRNNWYVEMLTSDLAGVVERGAVVNGVAPGSRMATATREDYAEAAAVVLRTDGHLNQAYELGGDVAWTFDEFAAEIAGQAGKPVVHTALSHDDNLALLVKVGVPEGFAHVLADVDDAISRGALAGTPGDLSRLIGRPTTPLADSIRAALS, encoded by the coding sequence ATGAGCATCGTTGTGACGGGGTCGACCGGAGCGCTGGGGCGGCTGGTCATTCAGGACCTGCTGGCGGCCGGGGTGCCGGCCGGGGAGATCAAGGCCGTTGCCCGGAGCAAGGAGAAGGCGGCCGGCCTGGCCGAGCGGGGTGTTCAGGTCGTGATCGCGGACTACGACGAGCCGCAGACGTACGCCGACGTCTTCGCTGCCGGCGACCGGGTGCTGCTGATCTCGGGCAGCGAGCCGGGCCGGCGGATCCCGCAGCACCAGGCGGTGATCGACGCCGCCAAGGCCGCGGGCGTCGCGCAGCTCGCGTACACGGGGATCTTCGGCGGGCCGAAGGCGGACTTCCTGCTCGCCGCGGACCACCGCGCGTCCGAGCAGGCGATCCTCGACTCGGGCCTGCCGTACACGTTCCTCCGCAACAACTGGTATGTCGAGATGCTGACCAGCGATCTGGCCGGTGTCGTCGAGCGGGGTGCGGTCGTCAACGGCGTCGCGCCGGGCAGCCGGATGGCGACGGCGACCCGCGAGGACTACGCGGAGGCGGCGGCCGTCGTACTGCGGACCGACGGGCATCTCAACCAGGCTTACGAACTGGGCGGGGACGTCGCGTGGACGTTCGACGAGTTCGCCGCCGAGATCGCCGGGCAGGCCGGGAAGCCGGTCGTGCACACCGCGCTCAGCCACGACGACAACCTGGCGCTCCTGGTCAAGGTCGGCGTCCCCGAGGGCTTTGCGCACGTGCTCGCGGACGTCGACGACGCGATCTCGCGCGGAGCACTGGCCGGTACGCCGGGCGACCTGTCCCGCCTGATCGGTCGCCCGACCACGCCGCTCGCGGACTCGATCCGCGCCGCCCTGAGCTGA
- a CDS encoding ABC transporter ATP-binding protein, with the protein MQMAQVKPEPPAPRSGAVVRVSGVSKSFGPVEALRGVDLEVVPGQVYGVLGPNGAGKSTLLRILLGLVRPDAGEVRVLDARPGSPEALRRTGALIETPAFVPHLSGRTNLEVLARAAGLPRAEVDRVLDVVGLRDRGGDRFAGYSLGMGQRLGVAAALLGSPPLLILDEPTNGLDPEGVAGMRTLIRDLGAAGSTVLLSSHLLGEVQQICDRVVVIDRGLVIADDTVTAIRNRPGGGALELWAAPSAQARSVLAQYAGTEPVEVGEPDERHWRVAPAPDDIPGLVRALVTAGVDIHELRREKQSLEGVFFALTEHDDTNDGTGGLGVTA; encoded by the coding sequence ATGCAGATGGCGCAGGTGAAGCCCGAACCACCCGCGCCCCGGTCCGGGGCGGTCGTCCGGGTGTCCGGGGTGAGCAAGTCCTTCGGCCCCGTCGAGGCCTTGCGCGGGGTCGACCTGGAGGTCGTCCCGGGCCAGGTGTACGGCGTACTCGGGCCGAACGGCGCCGGCAAGTCCACCCTGCTGCGGATCCTGCTCGGCCTGGTCCGGCCCGACGCCGGCGAGGTGCGGGTGCTCGATGCGAGGCCGGGCAGCCCGGAGGCCTTACGCCGTACCGGTGCGCTGATCGAGACACCCGCCTTCGTCCCACACCTGTCCGGCCGGACGAACCTCGAGGTCCTGGCACGAGCCGCCGGCTTGCCGCGCGCCGAGGTCGACCGGGTGCTCGACGTCGTCGGCCTGCGCGACCGCGGCGGCGACCGGTTCGCCGGCTACTCGCTCGGGATGGGCCAGCGGCTCGGTGTCGCGGCCGCCCTGCTCGGCAGCCCGCCGCTGCTCATCCTCGACGAGCCGACCAACGGCCTCGACCCCGAAGGCGTCGCCGGGATGCGCACGCTGATCCGCGATCTGGGGGCCGCCGGGAGCACGGTGCTGCTGTCGTCCCACCTGCTCGGCGAGGTGCAGCAGATCTGCGACCGGGTGGTGGTGATCGACCGCGGGCTGGTGATCGCCGACGACACCGTCACCGCGATCCGCAACCGCCCGGGCGGCGGTGCCCTGGAGCTCTGGGCGGCACCGTCGGCGCAGGCGCGGTCGGTGCTGGCTCAGTACGCCGGGACGGAGCCGGTCGAGGTCGGCGAGCCGGACGAGCGCCACTGGCGGGTCGCTCCGGCGCCCGACGACATCCCCGGTCTGGTCCGGGCCCTCGTCACGGCCGGCGTCGACATCCACGAGCTGCGCCGTGAGAAGCAAAGCCTGGAGGGCGTCTTCTTCGCCCTGACCGAGCACGACGACACCAACGACGGCACCGGCGGACTGGGGGTGACGGCATGA
- a CDS encoding LysR family transcriptional regulator, which translates to MELRQLQSFVVVAEELNVGRAAVRLHLTQPSLSRQIAALERDLGVELFARVKKRFVLTAAGAAFLDDARDLLRRADDAVRTAQRTQRGEVGKLRLRFVQSATFEALPRLLGAFRTAYPDVVLDLETMTTIRQTEALRDGRIDVGLLRFPAGEPGLRSKVVSEDPLVAALPAKHPLAKRRRIALKDLAADDFILYTRATGPSVHDVIVGYCQAAGFTPRISQQGADVQTIVSLVAAGLGVSLLIAPTPPIDPAAVVYRELSDDLPPWRLSVAWSPANESPVLRQFLRLS; encoded by the coding sequence ATGGAACTCCGCCAGTTGCAGTCGTTCGTCGTGGTCGCCGAGGAGCTCAACGTCGGCCGCGCGGCGGTCCGGCTGCACCTGACCCAGCCGTCGCTCAGCCGCCAGATCGCTGCCCTGGAAAGGGATCTCGGCGTCGAGCTGTTCGCCCGGGTGAAGAAGCGGTTCGTGCTGACCGCGGCCGGGGCCGCGTTCCTCGACGACGCGCGGGACCTGCTGCGGCGCGCGGACGACGCCGTCCGGACCGCGCAACGTACGCAGCGCGGTGAGGTCGGGAAGCTGCGCTTGCGGTTCGTGCAGTCGGCGACGTTCGAGGCGTTGCCGCGGCTGCTCGGGGCGTTCCGTACGGCGTACCCGGACGTCGTACTCGACCTGGAGACGATGACGACGATCCGGCAGACCGAGGCGTTGCGCGACGGCCGGATCGACGTCGGCCTGCTGCGGTTCCCGGCCGGCGAGCCGGGGCTGCGGTCGAAGGTCGTGTCCGAGGACCCGCTGGTCGCCGCGCTGCCGGCCAAGCACCCGTTGGCGAAGCGGCGCCGGATCGCGCTGAAGGACCTGGCCGCGGACGACTTCATCCTCTACACGAGGGCGACCGGGCCGTCCGTGCACGACGTCATCGTCGGCTACTGCCAGGCCGCCGGATTCACGCCGCGGATCAGTCAGCAGGGCGCCGACGTCCAGACGATCGTGTCGCTGGTCGCCGCCGGGCTCGGGGTGTCGTTGCTGATCGCACCGACCCCACCGATCGACCCGGCGGCCGTGGTCTACCGCGAGCTGTCCGACGACCTGCCGCCGTGGCGGCTCTCGGTCGCCTGGTCGCCGGCCAACGAGTCGCCCGTACTACGGCAGTTCCTGCGGCTCAGCTGA
- a CDS encoding winged helix-turn-helix transcriptional regulator, whose product MTAAWPDVYRADCPSRVILEHVTSRWGVLVLIALLDRSYRFSELRRHIGGVSEKMLAQTLQALERDGFVHRAAQPVIPPRVDYSLTPLGVEAATHVRSITEWVESKVPDVQDARLQYDAVRT is encoded by the coding sequence ATGACCGCCGCCTGGCCCGATGTGTACCGCGCCGACTGCCCGTCCCGCGTCATCCTGGAACACGTCACCAGCCGCTGGGGCGTCCTGGTCCTGATCGCCCTCCTCGACCGCTCGTACCGCTTCAGCGAACTCCGCCGCCACATCGGCGGCGTCAGCGAAAAAATGCTCGCCCAAACCCTGCAAGCCCTGGAACGCGACGGCTTCGTCCACCGCGCCGCCCAACCGGTGATCCCGCCACGCGTCGACTACTCGCTCACGCCGCTGGGCGTGGAGGCGGCCACGCATGTCCGCAGCATCACGGAGTGGGTCGAGTCAAAGGTCCCGGATGTCCAGGACGCGAGGCTCCAGTACGACGCAGTCCGCACCTGA
- a CDS encoding LysR family transcriptional regulator, whose amino-acid sequence MIEVRRLRVLRALADHGTVTAAAEVLHLTPSAVSQQLAALESEVGQELLERRGRRVAITSAGRLLLTHADTILTEVERAEDAMRLYADGTNGELRIASFATAISLLVAPSLARLRDTTPGLRLVVQDAEGHQALTQLLDGEVDLAVTVEHRGSPRPTDDDRLTLTPLYAEPFVAVLPPTHPAAASPTVDLTALATDDWVMTSVGNPIRDVVLLACEQAGFQPRIVHTSDDFRSVAALCAANAGVSLVPRLTLPPTTPAVIRPLQPPTPTRRVLIATRRARADHPLITATLKTLAETAAQLEF is encoded by the coding sequence GTGATCGAAGTGCGCAGGTTGCGAGTACTGCGGGCCCTTGCTGACCACGGCACCGTGACGGCCGCCGCCGAGGTCCTGCACCTCACGCCGTCCGCCGTCTCCCAGCAGCTGGCCGCCCTCGAGTCCGAGGTCGGCCAGGAACTGCTGGAACGCCGCGGCCGCCGCGTCGCGATCACCTCGGCCGGCCGCCTGCTGCTCACCCACGCCGACACGATCCTCACCGAGGTCGAACGCGCCGAGGACGCGATGCGCCTGTACGCCGACGGCACCAACGGCGAACTCCGCATCGCCTCCTTCGCCACCGCGATCAGCCTCCTGGTCGCGCCGTCACTGGCCCGCCTCCGCGACACCACCCCCGGCCTCCGCCTCGTCGTCCAGGACGCCGAAGGCCACCAGGCCCTCACCCAACTCCTCGACGGCGAGGTCGACCTAGCCGTCACCGTCGAACACCGAGGCTCCCCCCGCCCCACCGACGACGACCGCCTCACCCTCACCCCTCTGTACGCCGAGCCCTTCGTCGCCGTCCTCCCCCCGACCCACCCCGCCGCCGCTTCCCCCACGGTCGACCTCACCGCCCTCGCCACCGACGACTGGGTCATGACCTCGGTCGGCAACCCCATCCGCGACGTAGTCCTCCTCGCCTGCGAACAAGCCGGCTTCCAGCCCCGCATCGTCCACACCTCCGACGACTTCCGCTCAGTAGCCGCCCTCTGCGCCGCCAACGCCGGGGTCTCCCTGGTCCCCCGCCTGACGCTCCCGCCGACTACGCCCGCGGTGATCCGGCCCTTGCAGCCCCCGACTCCCACCCGCCGAGTCCTGATCGCCACCCGGCGGGCGCGAGCCGACCACCCTTTGATCACCGCCACCCTCAAAACCCTCGCCGAAACGGCGGCCCAACTGGAGTTCTGA